A window from Zingiber officinale cultivar Zhangliang chromosome 7A, Zo_v1.1, whole genome shotgun sequence encodes these proteins:
- the LOC121999867 gene encoding LOB domain-containing protein 1-like — MESSDVTSSFHYFSNSSNSSPTSSSPNSSPPAPAVVHSPCAACKILRRRCADKCLLAPYFPPTEPLKFTTAHRVFGASNIIKLLQDLPESQRADAVSSMVYEASARIRDPVYGCAGAICHLQKQVSDLQAQLARTQAELINLQAQNKNLLALIYMEMEKDHQYSPPLDPNCMFQVQNDDANCYLLDDISQGYVFVDSSGCEPWLDI, encoded by the exons ATGGAATCGAGTGACGTCACCAGCAGCTTCCACTATTTCTCCAACTCTTCTAATTCCTCGCCCACGTCTTCGTCTCCCAACTCCTCCCCGCCGGCGCCGGCGGTGGTCCACAGCCCCTGCGCCGCCTGCAAGATCCTCCGCCGTCGGTGCGCCGACAAGTGCCTGCTCGCGCCTTATTTCCCGCCGACGGAGCCGCTCAAATTCACCACCGCGCACCGCGTCTTCGGCGCCAGCAATATTATCAAACTCTTGCAG GATTTGCCAGAGAGCCAAAGGGCGGACGCAGTAAGCAGCATGGTGTACGAAGCGAGTGCCCGGATTCGAGATCCGGTGTACGGTTGCGCCGGCGCAATATGCCACCTTCAGAAGCAAGTCAGCGATCTTCAGGCTCAGCTGGCCCGGACACAGGCCGAGCTCATCAACCTCCAAGCTCAGAACAAGAACTTGCTCGCCTTGATTTACATGGAAATGGAGAAAGATCATCAGTACTCTCCACCACTCGATCCCAATTGCATGTTTCAGGTTCAGAACGATGATGCTAATTGTTACTTACTCGACGACATCAGCCAGGGCTACGTTTTTGTCGACTCCTCAGGATGTGAACCGTGGTTGGATATATAG